The segment TTCGGGATTGGCTTCGAGCAGCGTCACTTGAAAGCGACCGCGAGTCAGCAAGCGTGCCAGGCTGTAGCCAATCTCTCCACCCCCGGCGATGGTCACATTCAATTTAGGGGGAGAACGATGTTCAAACAGTTTTTTAATCTCTTCCAGACGGTCTGTCTCACCAATCAAAGTGACATGCTCGCCCGCATGGATGACGTCATTTGCTCCCGGGATGTAAGCACTTTCCGCATTGGAGATCAAACCAACGCGAACCCCTTGCGGAAGATTGAGTTCCTTCAACGGAACTCCAACTGCCTTTGAATGCGGTTCCACAGCCAGTTCCTGAACTTCCACACTACCCCGGACAAAGTTTTCGACCGCGAACAGACGTTGCATGCGAATCGACCGGGCCAGTTCAAGCGCTGTGAGGTGCTCCAGGCTGAGGATCTGGTCGATCTGAAAATGCCGTCGGTAATCGAAGGTGCTGTTGTCCAGGAAATTATGATCGAACACACGGGCGATGCTACGTGTCGCTCCCATTGACTTGGCGATGCTGCACCCGACCAGATTCACTTCGTCCGTGCTCGACAAACCGAGGCAAAGATCGGCACTTGAAATGCCTGCCTGGAAGAGGGCGACGGCATCGCAGGCAGATCCGTTGACCGTTCGCACATCTAGCTGTTCTTCCACTCTGTTCAGCGCGTCCCGAGAAGAATCGACCAGACAGACATTGTGCTGGGTAGCACAGAGGACTTCAGCAATGGAAGTACCGACGGTACCGGCCCCAAGAATCACGATATTCATAAATTAGGTTCAGTCTTAAGGTTCAAACCGGAATGAACGAGCGCGTTCAATTAGATTGATGCAGGTTCCCTGCAGGTGTTCGCGCAGCGGTCGCCATTGTATGATACCTACCGCAGAAGTGGTAACCCTCTCGTGGTCTGACATTGGTCGATAGAAGATCTTCTACCGGCTGGCAGGATGACAGGTCATCCGGCGGATAGACGGAATTCGAGTTTTGTAATCAGATCGAAAAACAGGCAATACAGAATCACAGGTAAGACATAATTATGGTGAAAATCTCTCCCCTTTGTGGATGGCGATACGAACTCGGGCAAGTGGGAGACCTCTCGGATGTCACGGCGCCCCCTTACGATGTGATTAACACACAAGGCCAGACCGAACTGTACGAAAAACATCCCTGCAATGTCGTACGTCTGATTTTGAACCGGGAAGAAGTCGGCGACAGTTCTGTCGAGGATCGGTATGTACGAGCCGCCCAATTCCTGAAAAACTGGCAGCGGGAAGGCGTCCTGGTACAGGATCAGGAAAATTGCTTTTATGTCTACCATCAGGAATTCGACTGGGAAGGAACTCATTACATTCGCAAAGGGTTTCTGGGCCGCTGTGGATTGGAAGAATTCGGTGAGGGAGCCGTCTTCCCACACGAACAAACTCTGCCGGGTCCCAAGAAAGATCGGCTCGCTTTGACACAACATTGCCGAACCAATCTCTCCCCCATTTTCGGTCTGTTCCCGGACAGGGAAGAGACCGCTCAGCAGATTCTGGAAGATGCAGTGCAGGGGGCGCCGCCATTCGTGGCGACGGATGAACAAGGGGTTATTCACCGGTTCTGGCCCGTTTCAGATCATGCGGCCATCTCGGCCGTGCAACAATTGCTTCATGAAAAGCCGATTTTCATTGCTGACGGCCATCACCGTTATGAGACCGCTCTGAACTATCGGGAATGGCTCAAACAAGAAGGCAAACTCAATTCCGAAAATCATCCTGCCAACAATGTCTTGATGATGTTCGTGGGAATGTCGGACCCAGGTCTGGCGATTCTCCCCACCCATCGTCTTGTCAGCGGTCTGCCCGGTCTAACTCAACCTGAACTGATCAGTCTACTGGAAAAGAACTTCCGCCTGACGCCGCAAGGGGTCGGAGAAGAGGGTGCCCGAGAGACTTGGGAGAGTATGGAGATGTCGGGCGAACAGGGTGTCCTTGGTTTCGGAACTGCAGCCGATGGTCAGTGGCTCCTGGCCGAACTGACCGACGGGTCCCCGATGGAGGAGCTGGCCGCAGAACAAAGTCCCGCCTGGCGGGAGCTGGGGGTCAGTCTGCTGCACAAGCTGGTGCTGGGGCATTTACTTGCGGTAAAAACAGAAGGGGAGGAAGCTTCGTGGAAGTATGTTCATTTAATGTCGGAAGTGAACGAGGCCTTGTCGGGTAAATCATGCGATTTAGCGGTGCTGGTTCCCCCTGCCGGGATCGATCATGTTCGCGAAATCGCCTCCAATCGGGAAAAAATGCCTCCCAAAAGCACGTTTTTCTATCCGAAACTGCTTTCCGGGCTCGTTTTTAATCCTCTCTCCTGAAAACCAGCTGACTTGCTACGTACCCTTTAAAGGGGGGCAGTCTCTTTATTGCACTCTCTTTTTTTCAGAGGGGTGATTGCGGGCAGGCGGATTGATCCGATACCATAAAGGGAAGCAGCCATCGATCCTGCCGGGCCCCATTTGTTTATTATTATTCATCCTGACGACCGAAAATACGGCGCCCAAATCGAATCGAACCATTGCAGGTCTACTGGACGCGACCTAGGATTCCTCCAGCAGCGACCTTCCTCCCACCTGAAGACGATTCACCCCTCCCGTTTCGCCGGTCTTACTTATTGAGAGATAAGATGTCGATACCACAAACAATTCTGATCATCGATGATGATCGCGAGATCTCCTCAACCCTCAGTAACGTACTGGGAGCCGCTGGCTATAATGTGTTGACCGCTTCCAATGGCCTGGAAGGCCGCAAGCAAATCGACACTCAGAGCCCCGACCTCGTTATCACAGACATGATGATGCCTCGCATGGGTGGGTTCCCGATTCTTGAACACCTGAAATCGCTCGAAACTCCCCCCAAGGTCATCATGATCACCGCCAACGAAGGGGGACGGCACAAAGCCTATGCCGAAATGCTCGGCGCCATGGACTACCTGCGAAAACCATTCGCGATGGAAGTTCTGCTGGAGTCGGTCGAGAATAGTATCGGAAAACCAGGCGAAGCAGCTGCTTCTGGTGGCACTAGTAAACTCCGTCGCTCTGCCAAGAAGTCCTGAATCCCGTTCAGATCAACCAGATCACCCGAACAAATAAAAAGCCACTCGCTGCATAGTGAGAGGCTTTTTTTGTTTTATATTGTTTTCGAATTCGCAATCGGGAGTCTCTTACTCGATTCCCAGATTCGATTCGATTGAGCGCGCTTTTTCCGACATCAAATACTTACGCAAGACTCGATCGTTGTCCCGCTCTTTGGGCATTCCCGCTCGGCCCTGGTCTCCTACAAAAGACCAGTCTTCATCCGGATCTTCGGTGTTATCATGATAGTCGTTGGGTTTGATTCGGAATTGCCGCTTGGTTTCGGAGATCGCCGTTTCGGTCTCTTCTTCCAACATTGCACACCCACCTGAGAGGGCCACCAGCAGACAGCAGATCATGAACTTCCGCATAGAATGATTCCTGGATTAACGAAGCGGTCTGGGTATCGGGACCTCCAGTTGGTCCCGGCCAACTTGTAAAGCGGCCACCGCGACGTAGAATGAGGTTACTGCCCACCCCTGAATCTAGACGCACACATAGCCAGCAGAAGATGCAATATCTCCGCAGGTAATGCCGAGTCTGGATCCTCCGGGAGGAACATCGCTCAGATTGTAGATGGAACGGATTGAAGAGAGAGTGGGCGAACTATTACAGAATCGCAAAAACAAGTCCAGAGGAATATCAGCACCGTGGCCGACCCCATTTCTCCCCCCGAACTCGACCTATTAGTCGTCTCTCCGCACCCGGATGACGCCGAAATCAGCGTGGGTGGTACCATTCTCAAGTCAAAACAGGCGGGGTTGAAAGTCGGTGTACTGGAACTGACCAACGGAGAACCCACGCCGCACGGTTCGCCTGAAATTCGCGCCAAAGAGACGGCAGCAGCGACTCAGGTACTTGGCCTGGACTGGAGAGGCAATCTGAGGCTTCCGAATCGGTCGCTTCAGAATACGTTAGAGGCCCGGGCTGCACTCGCAGGGGTGTTCCGGCTCAGTCGACCGAAGGTCATACTGGCTCCCTACTGGGAGGACGTGCATCCCGACCATGTCGCCGCCTCGCAGCTCGTGGACGATGCCCGCTTCTGGGCGAAGTTGTCAAAAACCGACATGCCCGGCGAACGATACTGGCCACCGACGATGTACTATTACTGGAGCATCCACCTGCGAAACCACCCGAAGCCTTCCTTCGTTCTCGATATCAGTAACACGCTCGAACAGAAAATAGACGCGATTCGCTGCTATGAATCGCAAATGCTCGTCGGGCGCCCGACCGAGTTCCCAACCGTGCTCGACGACATTCGAGACCGCAATCGGTACTGGGGCTGGGCCATTCACACAGCATACGGAGAACCCTTCGCCTCGCGCGAAGAAATTGGTTTACCGCTGTTACCAACGTTATCTACAGATTAAAACTTGATCAAGCAGTCTGGTTGCCGCCATACGCAATAAAAAACCTCAACAGGTCAAGGTCGAGGTTTCATTGTTTTGATGGAGCCGTCTGCCGTTTATTCTGCGACTTCCAGCTCTTCTGCTTCAAAGCAGGCCATCAGATGGAACAGCTTTTTCTCTTCGCACTGAGCGATATATTCTTCATCGAACTGGGCGACAGTATTGTCATCCCACTGCAGTACGTACCGCGGGCTCGATTTCTTTCCGATATGTTCCATAATCTCGCCCGTCCATCCACCGCAGTCGGTGTCTGGAAATTCGGGCAGAGGAGTGCCGTCCTTGACTCGCACTTTGGTCCCGGCAGTCAGCTTAGTTAAGGTTTTCCCGGCCATGTCTTCCTTCCCTATTGGATTTTCTGGGGGATATTCCTGAGTGAGTCGTAACCTCGAATCAACACACCATCATCATTGATCAATAAACATCCACGAACAACGGGTATCCGCGACGCAACGAGGATGAACCTGTTCCGGCGACCTGTAGAAGTCCCACAAGTGGCGTGTCTATGAAGGGGTATTTCTTGAGAAGGTCGCATTTTAGACAGAACCCGCTCAGCAGTGGAATGCCATTTTGGCCAAAAAGCATATACAAAATTCCACATTTCGGTAAATTCACCTGGATTTCAAATTACGGATTCGCATCAGGTCGCCCACAGCGATAAAATAGAGAAGGTGAAGACGTCCCCACGTCTTCCTCATTCTCTCGGTCGGCGAAATCACGGTAGGCCCCGTCGTGATCGAGGAAGTCGGGCCTGAATTGGTTAGAAGTATTGGTAATTATTATACAAGCGGCGACTCCGTTTGTTTCAGCTTTATCCGCTCGCACGAACGGCGTTCCCCCTGCCTGATGTCGGCTTTCCTGTGTCCTTTGGTAGATGAGGGGCCAGGTTTCCTGAAGGGATCGATCATGTTTACTTACCCGGTTCGGCTCAAAAACTATCAGAACGACTGGCACATCACCGTCGATGGTCACCGCAACGCCGTGCGACTTCGTGACACGCTCCGCCAGCGAGGAGTCACCACGTCTCGACTCCAGGAACTCGACGGCACCTCCAACTATTCCTTCCGCATTGCCCGCTCGACACAGATGAACCAATTCCGCATCCAGCAACTGCTCCGCGCCAACCAGCAAGTCAGATTGATGGGATGACAGCTCCCAACGTCCCCAGTGAATTTCCCCCAGTGAATTTCCCCCAGTGAATTTCCCCCAGTGAATTTCTCCCAGTGAATTTCTCCCGGCAGTGCGGTTGGCTCTCAGCTTATTTCAGTGATTGATCTATGCGACAGGTTCGGGGATGGGACCGCCCTGATGCTTCATGACTCTGGCGATAAAGGGTGAAGTCATGGCTCGAGCCAACGCACTGTAGTTGAGCTGAAATGTGATCTCGCTTCCAACAGGAAGATTGGACTCGACGATGAGGTGATCGCTGCTCGCACCGAGGATATCGATTCCAGCAGGGGGCTGCAGGCCATGCGGGTCGGTGTCCTGATGTCCGATCGCCAGGATCGCCTGGGGGATGCGGCCGCGATCCAGGAAAGTCAATTTCTCGCCAAACGCATTTTGTGCGATCTCGCCCCATGGCTGCGACGGCTTGACCTTGGACTCGATTACTTCGGCCACCAGCGTGATCGCGTCAGCGTGCAGCCCATCGATTGCTTGGCGATGGAGGGGTTCTCGACCAAGCAGAATAGATTCGCCCAGTCGTAGGTCGTTGATCCGACCCGTGCCTGCACCACTCAGGGCCCAGTTCAGATTGGCGGAGCTGCCTCCGGATACGATTTCGAGCGTCAGGTTGAATGTCGTCTCAATCAAATTCGCGAGTGCGGAAAGTTCAGACATGTTCGTACCGTCGGGAGACACACCGTTACGACAAGCAAGATTGGCCCCGATTCCTTTAAGCACGATGTTCGGAATGCGAATCACCTCGCGTACGACGTCCAGCATGTCTTCTGGCATAATTCCTTCACGGAGATCGCCCAGTTCGACCATGAGCACGATCCCGTGTACTTGATTCGCTTCCCCCGCGGCGGCGGAGAGCTTGCGGATTACTTCGAGTTCCGTGTTAAAGCTCACATCGGCGTACTTAACGATCTCTTCCACCTGGCTAAGCATCGGAGACCGCGTGAGAATCATTGAAGCAGGAACGAGGTGGTGTCGCATGTTCTGAATGTTCTCAATTCGCGAGTCGCCAATCGCACTCACGCCTGCCCGGATCAAGGCCTCTGCAATTTCAGGACAACCGAGCGACGCCTTGGTCATTCCCGTGACAGAAATGCCCCGATCCCCCAGTAACTCTACGAGTATGCGCGTGTTGTCGTAGACCTTCGAAAGGTCGATCTCTAATCGGGGAGCATTCATCTGACACCAGCTGTCAGATTCTCCTCAAGCTTCGGGAACGCGTCGGTGATCATTTCCACCAGACGTTCAGGCGGACCGGTCAGGGCATCCGTCGTAGGGATATTCAGTTCGTATTCATATAAAGTGATGGCCAGATCGACGTCGACCTCAGTCATATTTTCATGATTGATCGTGAGGCCGATGACCTTCGTGTCGCTGAATGTCTCAATGAGCTTAATCTCAGTCGCGGGAGTCGGCATCTTCATGTTTTCGAAGTCGCAACGATTGATCCGTCCCGGTGCGTGTTGCAGCACAACACCATCGGGGCAGCTACCTCGAAGAATGAATGAGGAAGTCGAATAGGCCGGGTGGCTCAGGGCGCCTTGCCCTTCGATGATGATGACGTCGGGGTCTTCCATTTCAAACGCTTCGACGACGGCGGCTTCCATCTCTCCCGAACAGAACTGCGACGGGATGGCATCCAGAGCGACGCCGTGGCGCGCTCCCTGCATCAAACCGGTCTGTCCTGTGCCAACCAACACGGCTTTGATCCCATGATCGTTAAGAGCCTGAGTTAAAATGGTGGCAGTGGTCCGTTTGCCAATCGCACAATCAGTTCCCAGTACGGCAATACGCGGACAGGTGACCTCGGCGATGCGACCACTGAATAATCGCAGGTCTTTTTTAGCGCGAGGTTTGCGGATGTCGAGTATCGTCACATTCTTGGCTTCGCTCGCTGTGGCGAATACGGGATCGTCATTCAAGAATTCATGAAGACCGTTTACGATATTCATGCCACGATCCATGGCTTCCAGAACGAGGCCGCGCTCGTGCGACGACAACATACCGCTTGCTGGAGCTATTCCGAAGATGTAATAGTCGGTCACACTTCCAGCATGTGTCAG is part of the Polystyrenella longa genome and harbors:
- a CDS encoding DUF1611 domain-containing protein, whose translation is MSLSPTPNAPNSNGIPQSGLAKSSAATPAQSPLSDELNKVATAVIYCEGNFGAIDGKTANGLVRRSEKYKILSVIDSEKAGLDSGEVLGGKPNGIPICRNLADALTHAGSVTDYYIFGIAPASGMLSSHERGLVLEAMDRGMNIVNGLHEFLNDDPVFATASEAKNVTILDIRKPRAKKDLRLFSGRIAEVTCPRIAVLGTDCAIGKRTTATILTQALNDHGIKAVLVGTGQTGLMQGARHGVALDAIPSQFCSGEMEAAVVEAFEMEDPDVIIIEGQGALSHPAYSTSSFILRGSCPDGVVLQHAPGRINRCDFENMKMPTPATEIKLIETFSDTKVIGLTINHENMTEVDVDLAITLYEYELNIPTTDALTGPPERLVEMITDAFPKLEENLTAGVR
- a CDS encoding response regulator transcription factor; its protein translation is MSIPQTILIIDDDREISSTLSNVLGAAGYNVLTASNGLEGRKQIDTQSPDLVITDMMMPRMGGFPILEHLKSLETPPKVIMITANEGGRHKAYAEMLGAMDYLRKPFAMEVLLESVENSIGKPGEAAASGGTSKLRRSAKKS
- the bshB1 gene encoding bacillithiol biosynthesis deacetylase BshB1; its protein translation is MADPISPPELDLLVVSPHPDDAEISVGGTILKSKQAGLKVGVLELTNGEPTPHGSPEIRAKETAAATQVLGLDWRGNLRLPNRSLQNTLEARAALAGVFRLSRPKVILAPYWEDVHPDHVAASQLVDDARFWAKLSKTDMPGERYWPPTMYYYWSIHLRNHPKPSFVLDISNTLEQKIDAIRCYESQMLVGRPTEFPTVLDDIRDRNRYWGWAIHTAYGEPFASREEIGLPLLPTLSTD
- the trkA gene encoding Trk system potassium transporter TrkA — encoded protein: MNIVILGAGTVGTSIAEVLCATQHNVCLVDSSRDALNRVEEQLDVRTVNGSACDAVALFQAGISSADLCLGLSSTDEVNLVGCSIAKSMGATRSIARVFDHNFLDNSTFDYRRHFQIDQILSLEHLTALELARSIRMQRLFAVENFVRGSVEVQELAVEPHSKAVGVPLKELNLPQGVRVGLISNAESAYIPGANDVIHAGEHVTLIGETDRLEEIKKLFEHRSPPKLNVTIAGGGEIGYSLARLLTRGRFQVTLLEANPERCVYLADKLESVTVLQADIARRAELEEARVGKTDIFIAATGRDEDNIICGVEARELGCQKIMSVVRRSDYVNVLGKVGIDFAVSPREVMARQILGLVETGPLIGQSDICGGEAVVCELEVQKGVPITLKPLSEISLPSGLVVAIEREGYVKVPGARDQLQAGDIAVVLTQKENRDETLAFFR
- a CDS encoding DUF1015 domain-containing protein, which gives rise to MVKISPLCGWRYELGQVGDLSDVTAPPYDVINTQGQTELYEKHPCNVVRLILNREEVGDSSVEDRYVRAAQFLKNWQREGVLVQDQENCFYVYHQEFDWEGTHYIRKGFLGRCGLEEFGEGAVFPHEQTLPGPKKDRLALTQHCRTNLSPIFGLFPDREETAQQILEDAVQGAPPFVATDEQGVIHRFWPVSDHAAISAVQQLLHEKPIFIADGHHRYETALNYREWLKQEGKLNSENHPANNVLMMFVGMSDPGLAILPTHRLVSGLPGLTQPELISLLEKNFRLTPQGVGEEGARETWESMEMSGEQGVLGFGTAADGQWLLAELTDGSPMEELAAEQSPAWRELGVSLLHKLVLGHLLAVKTEGEEASWKYVHLMSEVNEALSGKSCDLAVLVPPAGIDHVREIASNREKMPPKSTFFYPKLLSGLVFNPLS
- a CDS encoding alanine/ornithine racemase family PLP-dependent enzyme, whose amino-acid sequence is MNAPRLEIDLSKVYDNTRILVELLGDRGISVTGMTKASLGCPEIAEALIRAGVSAIGDSRIENIQNMRHHLVPASMILTRSPMLSQVEEIVKYADVSFNTELEVIRKLSAAAGEANQVHGIVLMVELGDLREGIMPEDMLDVVREVIRIPNIVLKGIGANLACRNGVSPDGTNMSELSALANLIETTFNLTLEIVSGGSSANLNWALSGAGTGRINDLRLGESILLGREPLHRQAIDGLHADAITLVAEVIESKVKPSQPWGEIAQNAFGEKLTFLDRGRIPQAILAIGHQDTDPHGLQPPAGIDILGASSDHLIVESNLPVGSEITFQLNYSALARAMTSPFIARVMKHQGGPIPEPVA